Proteins encoded by one window of Streptacidiphilus sp. PB12-B1b:
- a CDS encoding chitosanase: MSLRIRAACTAVAVVATGAGFGAAGSASAATRPATVRAAASTIKLTNAQQYAVDEITNVFENGDITSGFADIEDYGDGCGYTAGYIGFCTQTDDDVNLVTYYDSVAPGNPLQTYLPALKKLAAAGSDAHTGLSGFPAAWQKAAKDPKFIQAQFEQAHTYYLAPALAEAEKVGITTPLGVADFFDTAVEMGPDGAPDSPDGLLVLVAETTKDEGGTPASGVNEHTWLAKFNVVRTAHLKNPKTPGRKSDWPESVDRVQALQAMASANEWTLPTPLKVGADFDFTIPAYTSGSPV, encoded by the coding sequence ATGAGTCTTCGGATACGCGCCGCCTGTACCGCCGTCGCCGTCGTCGCCACCGGCGCGGGCTTCGGCGCCGCCGGCTCCGCCTCGGCCGCGACCCGCCCGGCGACCGTGCGCGCCGCCGCGTCGACGATCAAGCTCACCAACGCCCAGCAGTACGCGGTCGACGAGATCACCAACGTCTTCGAGAACGGCGACATCACCAGCGGGTTCGCCGACATCGAGGACTACGGCGACGGCTGCGGCTACACCGCCGGCTACATCGGCTTCTGCACCCAGACCGACGACGACGTCAACCTGGTCACGTACTACGACTCGGTCGCGCCCGGCAACCCGCTGCAGACCTACCTGCCCGCGCTCAAGAAGCTGGCCGCCGCGGGCAGCGACGCGCACACCGGCCTCAGCGGCTTCCCCGCCGCCTGGCAGAAGGCCGCCAAGGACCCCAAGTTCATCCAGGCCCAGTTCGAGCAGGCGCACACCTACTACCTGGCCCCGGCGCTGGCCGAGGCCGAGAAGGTCGGCATCACCACCCCGCTCGGCGTGGCGGACTTCTTCGACACCGCGGTGGAGATGGGCCCCGACGGCGCGCCGGACAGCCCGGACGGGCTGCTGGTGCTGGTCGCCGAGACCACCAAGGACGAGGGCGGAACCCCGGCCAGCGGCGTCAACGAGCACACCTGGCTGGCCAAGTTCAACGTGGTCCGCACCGCCCACCTGAAGAACCCGAAGACCCCCGGCCGCAAGTCCGACTGGCCGGAGTCGGTCGACCGCGTCCAGGCCCTGCAGGCCATGGCCAGCGCCAACGAGTGGACCCTGCCCACCCCGCTCAAGGTCGGCGCCGACTTCGACTTCACCATCCCGGCCTACACCTCCGGCAGCCCGGTGTAG
- a CDS encoding glycoside hydrolase family 47 protein, whose product MRPYLTAGPDRPRSRRSFSRRSLLSTVTCAATGATLLGAAPLPGITTGPWDGSGRSIPSADVVAEQVRQEYLHGWLGYVGRAWGYDELRPVTGGHHDFFAPGYSFGLSIVEALDTLYLMGEDAELARCCDWIDAHLDPAQNVDTHVFEAVIRIVGGLVAGYQATGRGSLLARAREFADRLLPAFTKSPTGVPYTHVNMRTGAVRGTSVPLAEAGTSVMEFGMLSRLTGDARYYDASMRAYRAVLDRRSSLDLLADTIHAESGRWLDSVCSTPDPPVDSFYEYLWGGGALLADRQLTDWYRLTTAATLRHQAVVSSGRLWFRAVDYRTGRPSGPPRQSELGSFYAGLLAKGGDLEHGAAYYRSWTDALDRYPVLPETLDFTDLRAVDRGNQLRPEYPNSAFDLWRITGDDYYRQTAYQWFLGMRGNQRVPGGYTVAGDVTAPGMLLGDLTPAYWFAENLKYLWLMFSATPRFDYRNGILSTEGKVLRGLKA is encoded by the coding sequence ATGCGCCCGTACCTCACCGCCGGCCCCGACCGGCCCCGCTCCCGACGGTCCTTCTCCCGACGGTCCCTGCTCTCCACCGTCACCTGCGCCGCGACCGGCGCCACTCTGCTCGGCGCCGCCCCGCTCCCGGGCATCACCACCGGCCCCTGGGACGGCTCCGGCCGCTCGATCCCGTCCGCCGACGTCGTCGCCGAGCAGGTGCGGCAGGAGTACCTGCACGGCTGGCTCGGCTACGTCGGCCGGGCGTGGGGCTACGACGAGTTGCGGCCGGTCACCGGCGGGCACCACGACTTCTTCGCCCCCGGGTACAGCTTCGGGCTGTCCATCGTGGAGGCCCTGGACACGCTGTACCTGATGGGCGAGGACGCCGAACTGGCGCGCTGCTGCGACTGGATCGACGCCCACCTCGATCCGGCGCAGAACGTCGACACGCACGTCTTTGAGGCGGTCATCCGGATCGTCGGCGGACTGGTGGCGGGCTACCAGGCGACCGGGCGCGGCAGCCTGCTGGCGCGGGCCCGGGAGTTCGCCGACCGGCTGCTGCCGGCCTTCACCAAGTCCCCCACCGGGGTGCCCTACACGCACGTGAACATGCGCACCGGCGCGGTCCGGGGCACCTCGGTGCCGCTGGCCGAAGCCGGCACCAGCGTCATGGAGTTCGGGATGCTCTCCCGGCTCACCGGCGACGCGCGGTACTACGACGCCTCCATGCGGGCCTACCGGGCGGTGCTGGACCGCCGCAGCTCGCTGGACCTGCTGGCCGACACCATCCACGCGGAGTCGGGCCGCTGGCTCGACTCGGTCTGCTCCACGCCCGATCCGCCGGTCGACTCCTTCTACGAGTACCTGTGGGGCGGCGGCGCGCTGCTGGCGGACCGTCAACTCACGGACTGGTACCGGCTGACGACCGCCGCCACGCTGCGGCACCAGGCCGTGGTGTCGTCCGGGCGGCTGTGGTTCCGCGCGGTGGACTACCGCACCGGCCGCCCCTCGGGGCCGCCGCGCCAGTCCGAACTGGGCTCGTTCTACGCCGGGTTGCTCGCCAAGGGCGGCGACCTGGAGCACGGCGCGGCCTACTACCGTTCCTGGACGGACGCGTTGGACCGCTACCCGGTACTGCCGGAGACGCTGGACTTCACCGACCTGCGGGCGGTGGACCGGGGCAACCAGCTGCGCCCGGAGTACCCGAACTCGGCGTTCGACCTGTGGCGGATCACCGGCGACGACTACTACCGGCAGACCGCCTACCAGTGGTTCCTGGGCATGCGCGGCAACCAGCGGGTTCCGGGCGGCTACACGGTGGCGGGCGACGTGACGGCCCCGGGCATGCTGCTGGGCGACCTGACCCCGGCGTACTGGTTCGCGGAGAACCTCAAGTACCTGTGGCTGATGTTCTCGGCGACCCCGCGCTTCGACTACCGCAACGGCATCCTCTCCACCGAGGGCAAGGTGCTGCGCGGCCTGAAGGCATGA
- a CDS encoding FAD:protein FMN transferase produces the protein MTGPAGPADGPLRHAEPVMGTVVSFDVRDAGEGERRARVEQGLRRAVAWLHRVDRVFSTYRPGSQISRLARGEIGPGDCDPEVAEVLALGAAAERAGAGAFSLRAGGALDPSGVVKGWAVERASALLREAGSQRHSVNGGGDIQTAGEPEPGRPWGLGVAHPLHPGSYATVVRGRDIALATSGTAERGAHILDPRTGRPVRNGLASVSVVGRSLTRADIAATTAFALGPDARAWLERQPGLEGFAVLDDGRAWWTPGFADHARLPDAAG, from the coding sequence ATGACCGGACCGGCGGGACCGGCGGACGGGCCGCTGCGCCACGCCGAGCCGGTGATGGGCACGGTGGTGTCCTTCGACGTCCGCGACGCGGGCGAGGGGGAGCGCCGCGCGCGGGTCGAGCAGGGGCTGCGGCGCGCCGTCGCCTGGCTGCACCGGGTGGACCGGGTGTTCTCGACCTACCGCCCGGGCAGCCAGATCAGCCGGCTGGCCCGGGGCGAGATCGGGCCCGGGGACTGCGATCCGGAGGTCGCCGAGGTGCTGGCCCTCGGCGCGGCGGCCGAGCGGGCCGGGGCCGGGGCGTTCAGCCTGCGCGCGGGCGGCGCGCTGGACCCGTCCGGGGTGGTCAAGGGCTGGGCCGTGGAGCGCGCATCGGCCCTCCTGCGGGAGGCCGGATCGCAGCGGCACAGCGTCAACGGTGGCGGCGACATCCAGACCGCCGGGGAGCCGGAGCCCGGCCGTCCGTGGGGCCTGGGCGTGGCGCACCCGCTGCACCCCGGGTCGTACGCCACGGTGGTCCGGGGCCGGGACATCGCGCTGGCCACCTCCGGCACGGCCGAGCGCGGCGCGCACATCCTCGACCCGCGCACCGGCCGGCCGGTCCGCAACGGCCTGGCCTCGGTCTCGGTCGTCGGCCGCTCGCTGACCCGGGCCGACATCGCCGCCACCACCGCCTTCGCGCTGGGGCCGGACGCCCGGGCCTGGCTGGAGCGGCAGCCGGGCCTGGAGGGCTTCGCGGTGCTCGACGACGGCCGGGCCTGGTGGACCCCGGGCTTCGCCGACCACGCCCGGCTCCCGGACGCGGCCGGCTGA
- a CDS encoding NAD(P)/FAD-dependent oxidoreductase, with protein MERPRILVVGGGFAGVECARRLERLLTPGEADIAIVAPFSYELYLPLLPQVAAGVLTPQSVAVSLRRMLRRTRIIPGGAIGVDPQAKVCIIRKITDEVIDEQYDYLVLAPGSITRSFDIPGLTEHARGMKTLAEAAYVRDHVISQLDLADAATNREERISRLQFVVVGGGYAGTETAACLQRVTTSAVKRYPRLNPNLIKWHLIDIAPKLMPELGDKLGRDALDVLRGRGIEVSLGVSVAEVSETTVTFTDGRVIPCRTLIWTAGVAASPLVATLDAETVRGRLATTADMRVPQFDGVFALGDAAAVPDLAKGDGAVCPPTAQHAQRQGKAVADNVAATLRGQTLRPYYHRDLGLVVDLGGADAVSKPLGIELKGVAAQGVARGYHLMALRTNVAKVRVMTNWVLNATAGDDFVRTGFLQRRPATLRDFEYTDSYLTRDQIKEHTAALNARQ; from the coding sequence ATGGAACGACCCCGGATCCTGGTGGTCGGCGGCGGATTCGCCGGCGTCGAATGCGCACGACGGCTCGAGCGGCTGCTGACCCCGGGCGAGGCGGACATCGCCATCGTCGCCCCGTTCAGCTACGAGCTGTACCTGCCGCTGCTGCCGCAGGTCGCGGCGGGCGTGCTCACCCCGCAGTCGGTGGCGGTGTCGCTGCGCAGGATGCTGCGGCGCACCCGGATCATCCCCGGCGGCGCCATCGGCGTGGATCCGCAGGCCAAGGTCTGCATCATCCGGAAGATCACCGACGAGGTCATCGACGAGCAGTACGACTACCTGGTCCTGGCCCCCGGCAGCATCACCCGCAGCTTCGACATCCCCGGTCTGACCGAGCACGCGCGCGGGATGAAGACGCTGGCCGAGGCGGCGTACGTGCGCGACCACGTGATCAGCCAGCTCGACCTGGCGGACGCCGCGACCAACCGCGAGGAGCGGATCTCCCGGCTGCAGTTCGTGGTGGTCGGCGGCGGCTACGCCGGCACCGAGACGGCGGCCTGCCTGCAGCGGGTGACCACCTCGGCGGTCAAGCGCTACCCCCGGCTGAACCCCAACCTGATCAAGTGGCACCTGATCGACATCGCCCCCAAGCTGATGCCGGAGCTGGGCGACAAGCTCGGCCGGGACGCCCTGGACGTGCTGCGCGGGCGCGGCATCGAGGTGTCGCTGGGCGTCTCCGTCGCCGAGGTGAGCGAGACCACGGTGACCTTCACCGACGGCCGGGTCATCCCCTGCCGGACGCTGATCTGGACGGCCGGGGTGGCCGCCAGCCCGCTGGTCGCCACGCTGGATGCGGAGACCGTGCGCGGGCGGCTGGCCACCACCGCCGACATGCGGGTGCCGCAGTTCGACGGCGTCTTCGCGCTGGGCGACGCCGCCGCCGTGCCGGACCTCGCCAAGGGCGACGGCGCGGTCTGCCCGCCGACCGCGCAGCACGCGCAGCGGCAGGGCAAGGCGGTCGCCGACAACGTCGCGGCCACCCTGCGCGGGCAGACCCTGCGGCCGTACTACCACAGGGACCTCGGCCTGGTGGTGGACCTCGGCGGCGCGGACGCGGTCTCCAAGCCGCTGGGCATCGAGCTGAAGGGCGTCGCCGCGCAGGGCGTGGCCCGGGGCTACCACCTGATGGCGCTGCGGACCAACGTCGCCAAGGTGCGGGTGATGACCAACTGGGTGCTGAACGCCACGGCCGGGGACGACTTCGTCCGCACCGGTTTCCTGCAGCGCCGCCCGGCGACGCTCCGGGACTTCGAGTACACCGACAGTTACCTGACGCGGGATCAGATCAAGGAGCACACGGCGGCGTTGAACGCCAGGCAGTAG
- a CDS encoding HipA family kinase: MLREVRAVRYVTPLREGGSLPGLVGGDDGGLYVAKFTGAAQGRKALVAEVVAGELARRLGLPVPELLRVRVDPVIALGEPDQQVQELVKASGGTNLGMGFLSRALGFDPLAFPVDPKLAGRVVWFDALIGNVDRSWRNPNLLVRSGELWLIDHGASLIFHHNWPRAAASARRPYDASDHALLRFSPDLAAADAELGERVTTGLLWEVLGLVPDEWLLDEAGFATADSVREAYLAQLAGRAAGPRDWLPEVAA, encoded by the coding sequence ATGCTGCGTGAGGTACGGGCGGTCCGCTATGTGACGCCCCTTCGGGAGGGCGGGTCGCTGCCGGGCCTGGTCGGCGGGGACGACGGCGGTCTGTACGTCGCCAAGTTCACCGGCGCCGCCCAGGGCCGGAAGGCGCTGGTCGCGGAGGTGGTCGCGGGTGAGCTGGCCCGGCGGCTCGGGCTGCCGGTGCCGGAGCTGCTGCGGGTCCGGGTGGACCCGGTGATCGCCCTGGGCGAGCCGGACCAGCAGGTGCAGGAGCTGGTCAAGGCCTCCGGCGGGACCAACCTGGGCATGGGCTTCCTCTCCCGGGCACTCGGCTTCGACCCGCTGGCCTTCCCGGTGGACCCGAAGCTGGCCGGGCGGGTGGTCTGGTTCGACGCCCTGATCGGCAACGTCGACCGCTCCTGGCGCAACCCCAACCTGCTGGTGCGCAGCGGCGAGCTGTGGCTGATCGACCACGGCGCCAGCCTGATCTTCCACCACAACTGGCCGCGCGCCGCCGCCTCCGCCCGCAGGCCCTACGACGCCTCGGACCACGCGCTGTTGCGCTTCTCCCCGGACCTGGCGGCCGCCGACGCCGAGCTGGGCGAGCGGGTCACCACCGGGCTGCTGTGGGAGGTGCTCGGGCTGGTGCCGGACGAGTGGCTGCTGGACGAGGCGGGCTTCGCCACCGCCGACTCGGTCCGCGAGGCGTACCTGGCGCAGCTCGCCGGGCGGGCCGCCGGGCCCCGCGACTGGCTCCCGGAGGTGGCCGCATGA
- a CDS encoding DUF3037 domain-containing protein, with amino-acid sequence MSDVTGGLTTPVVFEYALVRVVPRVERGEQINAGVLVYCRPAGLVRAEIHLDEARLLALDPEADVAAVRAALAAVADVCAGGGAAGQAEADDPGRRFRWLTAPRSTVVQPGPVHCGLTADPQGEAARLLEQLVR; translated from the coding sequence ATGAGCGACGTCACGGGCGGGCTGACCACGCCGGTGGTCTTCGAGTACGCCCTGGTGCGGGTGGTGCCCCGGGTGGAGCGCGGCGAGCAGATCAACGCCGGGGTGCTGGTCTACTGCCGCCCGGCGGGCCTGGTCCGCGCGGAGATCCACCTGGACGAGGCCCGGCTGCTGGCGCTGGACCCGGAGGCGGACGTGGCCGCGGTGCGCGCCGCGCTGGCCGCCGTCGCCGACGTCTGCGCCGGGGGCGGCGCGGCCGGGCAGGCCGAGGCGGACGACCCGGGCCGCCGGTTCCGCTGGCTGACCGCGCCGCGCAGCACCGTCGTCCAGCCCGGGCCGGTCCACTGCGGCCTGACCGCCGACCCGCAGGGCGAGGCGGCCCGGCTGCTGGAGCAGCTGGTCCGGTAG
- a CDS encoding MarR family winged helix-turn-helix transcriptional regulator codes for MTALSDGAAETRAQGWRALAALHARIEGEIERALQAAHGLSVSEYAVLDVLSRQDEWHMRMQQLADAVVLSQSATTRLVTRLEADGLLARHLCATDRRGIYTELTEAGRGRLAEARPTHDAALSRALAAAGDVPELAPLVRALADATAAGLPAAGAPAVPGAR; via the coding sequence ATGACTGCACTGTCCGACGGAGCCGCGGAGACCAGAGCGCAGGGGTGGCGTGCCCTCGCCGCGCTGCACGCCAGGATCGAGGGCGAGATCGAGCGCGCGCTGCAGGCCGCGCACGGGCTCAGCGTCAGCGAGTACGCGGTGCTGGACGTGCTCTCCCGGCAGGACGAGTGGCACATGCGGATGCAGCAGCTGGCCGATGCCGTGGTGCTCAGCCAGAGCGCCACCACCCGGCTGGTCACCCGGCTGGAGGCGGACGGCCTGCTCGCCCGGCACCTGTGCGCGACCGACCGCCGGGGCATCTACACCGAGCTGACCGAGGCCGGGCGCGGACGCCTGGCCGAGGCCCGGCCGACCCACGACGCGGCGCTCAGCCGGGCGCTGGCCGCCGCCGGGGACGTCCCCGAGCTGGCGCCGCTGGTCCGCGCCCTGGCCGACGCCACCGCGGCCGGGCTCCCGGCGGCGGGCGCCCCTGCCGTCCCCGGCGCCCGCTGA